In a genomic window of Pelotomaculum thermopropionicum SI:
- the AmiC gene encoding N-acetylmuramoyl-L-alanine amidase — protein MKLAFTFLRRRKRSRCLAALVTITAVIAILTAFHAATARFEERHLSAISWVLASKLIVIDPGHGGDDPGALGSTGKHEKDIVLEVSKKLAEILRQGGAEVVLTRESDRDLSDPETKNLYQAKLQDLSRRVELANNRKADLFISIHVNSFPDPREDGAQTFSQPGSEESRKLAVAIQNELNRFSANPGREARQVDYFANSMARMPSVIIEIGFITNPQEEKLMLDPIYQNKIAWAIYAGIVRYFAQPRAVLAP, from the coding sequence ATGAAATTAGCCTTTACTTTTTTGCGCAGGCGGAAAAGGAGCAGGTGCCTGGCTGCCTTGGTAACAATTACAGCGGTAATTGCAATTCTTACCGCTTTCCATGCTGCTACCGCACGCTTTGAAGAACGTCACCTCTCGGCTATCTCCTGGGTGCTGGCCAGCAAGCTGATTGTTATTGATCCGGGGCACGGCGGTGATGATCCCGGCGCTCTTGGCAGCACCGGCAAACATGAAAAGGATATAGTCCTGGAAGTGTCAAAAAAGCTGGCAGAAATACTCAGGCAGGGCGGAGCGGAGGTAGTGCTTACCAGAGAGAGCGACCGTGATTTAAGCGACCCGGAAACGAAAAACCTGTACCAGGCCAAGTTACAGGACCTAAGCCGCCGGGTTGAATTGGCCAACAACAGGAAGGCTGACCTGTTTATCAGTATTCACGTCAACAGTTTTCCTGATCCACGGGAGGACGGCGCCCAAACCTTTTCCCAGCCGGGTTCGGAGGAGAGCAGGAAGCTGGCGGTGGCCATCCAGAACGAATTAAATCGCTTTTCGGCCAACCCCGGCCGGGAGGCCAGACAGGTAGATTATTTTGCCAACAGTATGGCGAGAATGCCGAGTGTCATAATTGAGATAGGGTTTATTACCAACCCCCAGGAAGAAAAATTAATGCTGGATCCCATTTATCAGAATAAAATTGCCTGGGCTATTTATGCCGGTATTGTCCGCTATTTTGCTCAGCCCCGGGCAGTTCTTGCGCCCTGA
- a CDS encoding hypothetical membrane protein (containing AtoS (COG2202), FOG: PAS/PAC domain, NtrB (COG3852), signal transduction histidine kinase, nitrogen specific and PAS domain), whose product MHRLLSAWKFVYILPLIVALIYIALLENTQFNNYPVLLFLAALVSIGLYKFDRIKNRKALNNEAILRMEGEINWLRGVLEGLPLGVVVFDTSSKIVYINNGFENITGYGKELLGLEYKALEEKLFPLPERRNLDIEKAIKNCQQMNEHRRSLISKDGRVITVKAKILPLKSSKGALTGTLCLFCETASYLELQNLRQKTHFFLDFTSSCVLAVDNRLRVTIFNAASEKLTGLKKEDVLGRHVTEIFNDYEAENYPIIKTIITGETFHNYEVTLFVNGQMRTLLFDTALITDDGGKVNGAIGIFKDISESKRIEEELKRTVFAYSKEKSFMRNVLNNLPLAIITYDRDLMPTFMNKMAEDLTGYRFEEFASSMQNISANEPVFPSSDFSRHLAEAVLSSGEPIFGEQRTITSRDGTAIPVSLDIHPIYSALREKNGVMIIARDIREIREHEHLLYLSKCILNSLNSAVISIDANYRIIIFNPFAERLFGISADHVIGKNINEVHLPFLKEERMLQNTLEIGTGFQFTEAAIQVKGEEITLLINSAVVRDKDDNIVGAVAIFQDITELRRTQKAVRERERLAIIGQMAAGMAHEVKNPLTAVRGFTQLLKEKCPDNPKLVSYAEIILEEIDRANSVITEFLQLARPKQPALKRQSLNSLVEEIAAIVSSQAFLKNIKVEYECVDNLPLCMLDRDQIKQVLLNMCQNAIEAMPGGGILVMKTGFLPAQKEVFIDINDTGCGIPREQIEKIGVPFFTTKADGTGLGLSISYSIIGAHKGRVEVDSKEGKGTKFRIYLPCC is encoded by the coding sequence TTGCACCGTTTGTTAAGTGCCTGGAAATTTGTGTACATTCTGCCGCTGATTGTTGCGCTTATATATATTGCTCTTTTAGAAAACACCCAATTCAACAACTATCCCGTTTTGCTTTTTTTAGCTGCCCTGGTCAGTATCGGACTTTATAAATTTGACAGGATAAAAAACAGGAAGGCTTTGAACAATGAGGCAATACTCAGGATGGAGGGAGAGATTAACTGGCTGAGGGGCGTACTGGAAGGCCTTCCCCTGGGAGTTGTTGTTTTCGATACTTCCAGTAAAATCGTCTATATCAACAACGGCTTTGAAAATATTACCGGATATGGCAAGGAACTGTTAGGACTTGAATACAAGGCCCTGGAGGAAAAACTTTTTCCCCTTCCGGAGCGAAGAAATCTCGATATTGAAAAGGCTATTAAAAACTGTCAACAAATGAACGAGCACAGACGTTCCCTGATCAGCAAAGACGGCCGGGTAATAACCGTAAAAGCCAAAATATTGCCTTTAAAAAGCTCCAAGGGGGCTTTAACCGGTACACTTTGCCTCTTTTGCGAAACCGCCAGTTATCTGGAACTGCAAAACCTGCGGCAAAAAACCCACTTTTTCCTCGATTTTACCTCATCCTGCGTGCTGGCAGTGGACAATCGGCTTAGGGTAACAATTTTTAACGCTGCCTCAGAAAAACTGACCGGCCTTAAAAAGGAAGATGTCCTTGGCAGGCATGTAACCGAAATATTCAACGATTACGAAGCTGAAAATTACCCTATCATAAAGACCATTATTACCGGCGAAACTTTTCATAATTACGAAGTTACCCTGTTTGTAAACGGCCAGATGCGGACGCTGCTTTTCGATACCGCGCTGATTACTGATGACGGCGGCAAAGTGAACGGGGCGATAGGAATTTTTAAAGATATTTCAGAAAGCAAGAGAATCGAGGAAGAGCTTAAGAGGACGGTCTTTGCATATTCAAAAGAGAAAAGTTTCATGAGAAATGTTTTAAACAACCTTCCTCTTGCCATCATTACCTATGACCGCGATCTGATGCCCACTTTTATGAACAAGATGGCTGAAGACCTAACCGGCTACCGTTTTGAAGAATTCGCCAGTTCTATGCAGAATATTTCTGCCAACGAGCCGGTATTCCCTTCCAGTGATTTTAGCCGTCATCTGGCAGAGGCCGTCTTGAGCAGCGGCGAGCCAATCTTTGGTGAACAAAGAACGATAACTTCCCGCGACGGTACGGCAATACCCGTTTCCCTGGATATTCACCCTATTTACAGTGCCCTCAGGGAGAAAAACGGCGTAATGATTATTGCCAGGGATATCAGGGAAATAAGAGAACACGAGCACCTGCTTTACCTTTCCAAATGCATCCTCAATTCTTTAAACTCTGCGGTCATCTCCATAGATGCCAACTACCGCATTATTATCTTCAACCCGTTTGCTGAAAGGCTTTTTGGCATAAGTGCCGATCATGTAATTGGTAAAAATATAAACGAGGTGCATTTGCCGTTCCTAAAAGAAGAAAGAATGCTCCAAAATACACTTGAAATCGGCACTGGTTTTCAGTTTACAGAAGCCGCCATACAGGTGAAAGGTGAAGAGATAACCCTTTTAATTAACTCAGCTGTTGTAAGAGATAAAGATGACAATATTGTCGGAGCAGTAGCCATTTTTCAAGATATTACTGAGTTGAGACGTACTCAAAAAGCAGTAAGAGAAAGGGAAAGGCTGGCAATAATTGGGCAGATGGCAGCAGGCATGGCTCACGAAGTAAAAAATCCTTTAACTGCTGTCAGAGGGTTCACCCAACTGCTTAAAGAAAAATGTCCCGATAACCCCAAACTGGTCAGCTATGCGGAAATCATACTGGAAGAGATAGACCGGGCCAACAGCGTAATTACAGAATTCCTGCAACTGGCCCGTCCCAAGCAACCTGCTTTAAAACGGCAGTCTTTGAACAGTCTTGTAGAAGAAATAGCGGCCATAGTCAGCTCTCAGGCCTTTCTCAAAAATATAAAGGTAGAATATGAATGTGTAGACAACCTGCCCCTCTGCATGCTGGACCGCGACCAAATCAAGCAGGTTTTGCTTAATATGTGCCAGAACGCCATCGAAGCAATGCCCGGCGGAGGTATACTTGTAATGAAAACCGGTTTTTTACCGGCACAAAAAGAGGTATTTATAGATATTAATGATACGGGATGCGGCATACCCCGTGAACAGATCGAAAAAATCGGTGTACCCTTTTTCACCACTAAAGCCGACGGCACCGGACTGGGTCTGAGCATTTCTTATTCTATTATTGGAGCCCATAAAGGGCGGGTGGAAGTGGACAGCAAGGAAGGCAAGGGAACAAAGTTTCGAATCTACCTGCCCTGCTGTTAA
- the SelA gene encoding selenocysteine synthase (seryl-tRNA Ser selenium transferase), translating into MLPSVDEVLRDGRVLHLLAGHPRQVVVRAVRKALAEERRAILDGVLPEGKVEDKTFFLDVITRKTLENVDRTVRHKLRPVINATGVVLHTNLGRAPFSEGAREAVNSVISGYSNLELDLDTGKRGSRYAPLEPLLVSLTGAEAALVVNNNAAAVLLALSTLARGREVIVSRGQLVEIGGSFRVPEVMAQSGARLVEVGTTNKTYPDDYRQAINQNTALLLHVHTSNYRIIGFTRETSVAELVELGRAFSLPVMSDLGSGFLVDLNRYGLPGEPTVQEVVGAGADVVTFSGDKLLGGPQAGIIVGKSRYIEAMKKNPLTRAIRIDKMTVAALEATLREYLDENHAIRTVPVLQMLTAGPEQLKEKALQLAGILSESVKEKASIYVEEDSSAVGGGAMPTAVLPTFVVAVCPVQMSAGDLQEALRRGEPAVIGRVREERLLLDVRTVSGGQFQMIAKALAKALDKTGEGAAV; encoded by the coding sequence ATGCTACCGTCGGTTGACGAGGTGCTCAGGGACGGAAGGGTCTTGCACCTGCTGGCCGGCCATCCGCGCCAGGTGGTGGTTCGGGCTGTGCGCAAAGCCCTTGCAGAAGAGCGCCGGGCAATCCTGGACGGAGTTTTGCCAGAGGGGAAAGTAGAGGATAAAACGTTTTTTCTGGATGTGATAACCAGAAAAACTCTTGAAAACGTTGACCGGACTGTCCGCCACAAGCTCCGTCCGGTAATAAATGCTACCGGTGTGGTACTGCACACAAACCTGGGACGGGCTCCTTTCAGTGAAGGGGCCAGGGAGGCAGTTAACAGTGTGATATCGGGTTATTCCAACCTGGAGCTGGACCTTGATACCGGAAAAAGGGGATCCAGGTACGCGCCGCTTGAACCCTTGCTTGTTTCTCTCACCGGTGCAGAAGCAGCCTTGGTTGTCAACAACAATGCCGCGGCAGTGCTTCTCGCCTTAAGCACGCTGGCCAGAGGGCGGGAAGTGATAGTGTCCAGGGGTCAACTGGTGGAAATAGGAGGTTCTTTCCGGGTTCCCGAGGTTATGGCCCAAAGCGGCGCACGCCTGGTTGAAGTAGGAACCACCAATAAAACTTATCCTGATGACTACCGGCAGGCTATTAACCAGAACACGGCCTTGTTGCTACATGTTCACACCAGCAATTACCGCATCATTGGTTTTACCAGGGAGACTTCGGTAGCCGAACTGGTCGAGCTCGGGCGCGCCTTTTCCCTGCCCGTAATGTCCGACTTAGGCAGCGGTTTTCTGGTTGATTTAAACCGTTATGGGCTGCCTGGTGAACCTACCGTTCAGGAGGTAGTGGGAGCGGGGGCGGATGTGGTTACCTTCAGTGGGGATAAGTTATTGGGTGGCCCGCAGGCCGGCATTATTGTCGGAAAAAGCAGGTACATAGAGGCAATGAAAAAGAACCCTTTAACCAGGGCCATTAGAATTGACAAAATGACGGTTGCCGCTTTAGAAGCGACTTTGCGGGAATACCTTGATGAAAATCATGCCATCAGAACGGTGCCCGTCCTGCAAATGCTGACCGCAGGCCCGGAACAGCTTAAGGAAAAGGCCCTTCAACTGGCCGGAATATTAAGTGAGTCCGTAAAGGAAAAGGCGAGCATTTATGTGGAAGAAGACAGCTCGGCAGTAGGCGGGGGGGCTATGCCTACTGCTGTTCTGCCGACATTTGTGGTAGCCGTCTGTCCTGTGCAGATGTCAGCAGGCGATTTGCAAGAGGCCTTGCGCAGGGGAGAACCGGCCGTGATCGGCAGGGTGCGGGAAGAAAGGCTTCTCCTCGATGTCCGCACTGTAAGCGGCGGGCAGTTTCAGATGATTGCCAAGGCTCTGGCAAAAGCATTAGATAAAACTGGGGAAGGTGCTGCAGTTTGA
- the SelB gene encoding selenocysteine-specific translation elongation factor, whose translation MKHLIIGTAGHVDHGKTALVKAMTGIDTDRLKEEKDRGISIELGFASLSLPSGRRAGIVDVPGHERFIKNMLAGAGGFDLVLLVIAADEGVMPQTREHLDIIQLLQVKKGIVVITKSDLVDEEWLELVKEEIGDFLKGTVLEDAPVAVVSSLTGKGIKELLKLIDEVAEATQARLCAGAPRLPVDRVFSITGFGTVVTGTMVSGMLRVGDAVEIQPQGLTSRVRSLQVHGEKVEVAKAGQRVAVNLAGLEVDQLERGSVVAGPKSVFPSQRIDVRLVLLKSAARPLKNRARVRLYLGTRETLGRVILLDREELEPGFWAYAQIELEEKTVAVRGDHFVIRSYSPMQTIGGGTVIDPLPGRKHKRYRKEVLDALAMCEKGAPEEVVEHYLLSCRGLKEADEIVSATSLRSDEVLKAVNELTSAGKLKTITGDGRIYLVSMDIYRQWADEIEKLLTGYHRDYPLREGYPKEELRSRRFQALSSKAFQLLLAEMERDGLLKLTSQAVALSSFTPGPNPEMEKKVKIIFDIFGKASFQPPSWEEICRETGMDETDGTELLQYLIRTGDIVKVGEALYFKSDILKKAREKVAAYLGEKGEITVGEMRDLLQTSRKYALPLLEFFDRERVTRRVGDKRFPGRALE comes from the coding sequence TTGAAACACCTGATAATTGGTACTGCCGGTCATGTGGACCACGGGAAAACGGCGCTGGTTAAAGCAATGACCGGGATTGACACCGACCGCCTGAAGGAAGAGAAAGACCGGGGCATTTCCATAGAGCTTGGCTTTGCTTCTCTTAGCTTGCCAAGCGGACGCAGGGCAGGAATAGTTGACGTGCCCGGGCACGAACGGTTTATTAAAAACATGCTTGCCGGGGCGGGCGGTTTTGATCTGGTTTTGCTGGTAATTGCCGCCGACGAGGGAGTAATGCCGCAAACCAGAGAGCATCTCGACATTATACAATTGCTTCAGGTTAAAAAGGGTATTGTGGTAATTACGAAATCCGATCTTGTAGATGAAGAATGGCTGGAATTGGTGAAGGAAGAGATTGGAGACTTTTTAAAGGGTACGGTACTTGAAGACGCTCCTGTAGCCGTGGTTTCGTCATTAACCGGGAAGGGAATCAAAGAATTACTAAAACTGATTGATGAGGTGGCAGAGGCAACACAGGCCCGGCTGTGCGCGGGAGCGCCTAGATTGCCTGTGGACCGGGTCTTCTCCATAACCGGCTTCGGGACCGTAGTAACCGGCACGATGGTTTCCGGCATGCTGCGGGTCGGAGATGCGGTGGAGATCCAGCCGCAGGGTCTTACCTCAAGGGTCCGTTCCCTACAGGTGCACGGAGAGAAAGTGGAGGTGGCCAAAGCAGGTCAGAGGGTGGCAGTTAATCTGGCCGGGCTGGAAGTGGATCAACTGGAACGCGGCAGTGTGGTGGCCGGCCCGAAAAGTGTATTTCCCTCTCAGCGCATTGATGTCCGTCTGGTTTTATTGAAAAGTGCAGCCAGGCCCCTGAAAAACAGGGCCAGAGTGCGTTTATACCTCGGCACCAGAGAAACCCTGGGCCGGGTTATTCTGCTTGACCGGGAGGAGTTGGAACCAGGCTTTTGGGCTTACGCTCAGATCGAGCTGGAAGAAAAAACGGTGGCGGTGAGGGGAGATCATTTTGTAATCAGGTCTTATTCGCCCATGCAAACAATTGGCGGCGGCACAGTTATTGATCCGTTGCCTGGACGTAAGCACAAGCGCTACCGCAAAGAGGTCCTGGATGCCTTAGCCATGTGTGAAAAGGGCGCACCAGAGGAAGTGGTGGAGCATTACTTGTTAAGCTGCCGCGGGCTAAAGGAGGCAGATGAGATTGTATCAGCCACCTCTTTAAGATCAGATGAAGTATTGAAAGCGGTTAATGAACTGACCAGCGCAGGCAAACTGAAAACGATTACCGGTGATGGAAGGATATACCTTGTTTCAATGGACATATACAGGCAGTGGGCAGATGAGATAGAAAAACTGTTAACTGGTTACCACCGTGATTACCCTTTACGGGAAGGGTACCCGAAAGAAGAACTGCGCTCCCGCAGATTTCAGGCCTTAAGCAGTAAGGCTTTTCAGCTTTTGCTTGCAGAGATGGAAAGAGACGGCTTGCTGAAATTAACCTCCCAGGCAGTGGCATTGAGTTCTTTCACTCCCGGTCCAAATCCCGAAATGGAGAAAAAAGTTAAAATAATTTTTGATATTTTTGGCAAGGCTTCATTTCAGCCGCCATCCTGGGAAGAAATCTGCCGTGAGACGGGAATGGACGAGACCGACGGGACCGAGCTTCTCCAGTACCTTATTAGAACTGGAGATATAGTTAAAGTGGGCGAGGCCCTTTACTTTAAAAGCGATATTTTAAAGAAAGCCCGTGAAAAAGTAGCGGCTTACCTGGGAGAGAAAGGTGAAATAACGGTCGGTGAAATGAGGGACCTCCTGCAGACTTCGCGAAAGTATGCCTTGCCGCTTCTTGAATTCTTCGACCGGGAGAGAGTTACCAGAAGGGTTGGTGATAAGCGTTTTCCCGGGCGGGCTCTGGAATGA
- a CDS encoding aspartate/tyrosine/aromatic aminotransferase, with translation MAISKKIESSLAGASWIRRMFEEGEKLRKLYGPDRVYDFTLGNPNVEPPAAFKEELKKLALEPVPGMHRYMSNAGYPETRRAVAEVLGEQTGLPFNENHIVMTCGAGGALNVVLKTLLDRGDEVIVLSPYFVEYKFYIDNHGGICREVPTTEEFKPDLDAIGRAITSRTKAIIINSPNNPTGVVYNNAPLAELGELLDNVKRKTGQAVYVISDEPYAKIVYDGITVPSVFNYIQDSIVVTSHSKDLALPGERIGYIAISPAIENPGLLMEGLIFCNRTLGFVNAPALMQRIVARLQRESVDISEYQEKRDILYNNLTAMGFQMVKPQGAFYLFPKSPLPDDVAFVMEAQKHNILLVPGSGFGTPGYFRISYCIDKQIILNSLPAFKELADRLGLSS, from the coding sequence TTGGCAATCTCTAAAAAAATTGAATCTTCTCTCGCCGGCGCCTCCTGGATCCGCAGGATGTTTGAAGAAGGAGAGAAATTAAGAAAGCTTTACGGGCCTGACAGGGTCTACGATTTCACCCTTGGCAACCCTAATGTCGAACCTCCCGCCGCTTTCAAAGAAGAGCTGAAGAAACTTGCCCTGGAACCCGTTCCCGGAATGCACCGCTACATGAGCAATGCCGGATATCCCGAAACGCGCCGGGCCGTAGCCGAAGTGCTGGGCGAACAGACAGGCCTGCCCTTTAACGAAAATCACATAGTAATGACCTGCGGCGCCGGGGGGGCTCTCAACGTAGTGCTGAAAACCCTGCTGGATCGAGGTGATGAGGTAATTGTCCTGTCACCCTACTTTGTCGAGTATAAATTTTACATCGACAACCACGGAGGCATATGCAGGGAAGTCCCCACCACTGAAGAATTCAAACCGGATTTGGATGCCATCGGCAGGGCCATAACCTCACGCACAAAAGCTATCATCATCAACTCTCCCAACAACCCCACCGGAGTAGTTTACAACAATGCCCCGCTGGCCGAACTGGGCGAGTTGCTTGATAATGTAAAAAGAAAAACGGGGCAGGCGGTGTACGTCATTTCTGACGAACCTTATGCAAAAATCGTTTACGACGGCATTACCGTCCCCAGCGTCTTTAATTACATTCAAGACAGCATAGTTGTTACCTCCCACAGCAAGGATCTTGCCCTGCCCGGCGAACGGATTGGTTATATTGCTATTTCACCGGCAATTGAAAACCCCGGCCTGCTGATGGAGGGACTGATTTTTTGCAACCGCACTCTTGGGTTTGTCAATGCACCTGCACTAATGCAGCGCATCGTGGCCAGGCTCCAGCGCGAAAGCGTTGATATTTCGGAGTACCAGGAAAAAAGAGACATTCTTTACAACAACCTGACGGCTATGGGCTTCCAAATGGTCAAGCCGCAAGGAGCCTTTTACCTTTTCCCCAAATCGCCCCTGCCCGATGATGTGGCTTTTGTCATGGAAGCGCAAAAACATAACATTTTACTTGTACCCGGCAGCGGCTTTGGTACACCTGGTTACTTCCGGATTTCCTATTGCATAGACAAGCAAATTATTCTCAATTCCCTTCCTGCTTTTAAAGAACTGGCAGACAGGTTGGGACTGAGTTCCTAA
- the AsnS gene encoding aspartyl/asparaginyl-tRNA synthetases: protein MEKVLIKHLGNYAGQEVLIKGWLYNKRSSGKICFLIVRDGTGLVQGVVEKKAAGEDLFSLAGNITQESSLMLRGTVREEPRAPGGFEIQVTGLEIVHMAEPYPISLKEHGVDFLAERRHLWIRTPRQSAILRIRSELEKGCRDFFEERDFVLADAPIITPTACEGTTNLFEIDYHGEKAYLSQSGQLYNEATAMALGRVYCFGPTFRAEKSKTRRHLMEFWMVEAEAAFFDFEDNIRLQEELVSYLVRRVLENNKKELELLRRDTGRLTGVTPPFPRMSYTDAVDFLNSKGVDFKWGDDFGAPHETMISEHFGLPVFIHRFPVDIKAFYMKPDPENPDVVLGADLLAPEGYGEIIGGGQRIDELELLKKRLVQHKLPEEAFEWYLDLRRYGSVPHSGFGLGLERLLAWICGIEHIREAIPFPRMLYRMCP from the coding sequence GTGGAAAAGGTTTTAATCAAGCACCTGGGAAATTATGCCGGACAGGAAGTGTTAATCAAAGGGTGGCTTTATAATAAGCGGTCATCCGGGAAAATATGTTTTTTAATTGTGCGGGACGGAACAGGGCTGGTGCAGGGGGTGGTTGAAAAAAAGGCTGCCGGAGAGGACTTGTTTTCTCTGGCCGGAAATATTACCCAGGAAAGCTCTCTCATGCTCCGGGGCACGGTAAGGGAAGAGCCCCGTGCCCCGGGCGGGTTTGAGATACAGGTAACAGGCCTGGAGATTGTTCACATGGCGGAGCCATATCCAATAAGTTTAAAAGAACACGGGGTGGACTTTCTGGCGGAGCGGAGGCATCTCTGGATCCGTACTCCACGCCAGTCGGCTATTTTAAGGATACGTTCAGAGCTGGAGAAAGGATGCAGGGACTTTTTCGAGGAAAGGGATTTCGTTCTGGCCGACGCGCCCATTATAACTCCAACTGCCTGCGAAGGAACGACAAACCTTTTTGAGATAGACTATCACGGTGAAAAAGCTTATCTTTCCCAGAGCGGTCAGTTATACAATGAAGCTACTGCAATGGCATTGGGAAGGGTTTATTGTTTTGGCCCAACTTTCAGGGCAGAAAAGTCAAAAACCAGGCGCCATTTAATGGAATTCTGGATGGTGGAGGCAGAGGCGGCTTTTTTTGACTTTGAGGATAATATCAGGCTCCAAGAGGAACTGGTGAGCTATTTGGTAAGGCGGGTGCTGGAAAACAACAAAAAGGAATTGGAATTGTTGCGGAGGGATACAGGCAGGCTGACCGGTGTAACCCCGCCTTTTCCCCGGATGAGCTATACCGACGCGGTAGATTTTCTTAACAGCAAGGGTGTTGATTTTAAGTGGGGAGACGATTTCGGTGCCCCGCATGAGACAATGATTTCCGAACATTTCGGGCTGCCGGTTTTCATCCATCGTTTTCCTGTTGATATTAAAGCGTTTTATATGAAGCCAGACCCTGAAAACCCGGATGTAGTGCTGGGTGCCGATCTTCTGGCGCCTGAGGGGTATGGTGAAATTATCGGAGGCGGACAAAGGATAGACGAACTGGAGCTGTTGAAGAAAAGACTAGTCCAGCATAAACTGCCGGAAGAGGCATTCGAATGGTACCTGGATTTGAGGCGTTACGGCAGCGTTCCGCATTCTGGATTCGGCCTCGGCCTCGAAAGGCTGCTGGCCTGGATTTGTGGTATAGAACACATACGCGAGGCAATACCTTTTCCGCGGATGCTTTACCGGATGTGCCCGTAA
- a CDS encoding hypothetical membrane protein (containing partial COG3315, O-methyltransferase involved in polyketide biosynthesis): MPDETAFVVPQELLILGAAVKTGMLEAIKYKPATVEELAGEISADVRAVWVVAEALIALGYLTKQGEKLRLTKEAEDMLYNPEAQNYTGFSFMHRYNVINSWVHLPEVIRTGRPRPREKGPENIKYFMAAMSHSARQGAPAVAGFCLEGDGKGKKVLDVGGGPLTYARAFASLGARVTVLDLPEVVEYMTPFLEGTEGIEMIPGDFNLALPPGPFDLAFLGNVCHIYGEHENRELFKKAAAVLAPGKKIAVVDFVRGTNPAAAVFGVNMLISTSNGGTWTFEQYSAWLGDAGFEGVELSEVGGRQVLTAKKR, translated from the coding sequence GTGCCTGATGAAACGGCATTTGTCGTGCCCCAGGAACTTTTAATTTTGGGTGCGGCAGTAAAAACCGGTATGTTGGAGGCCATTAAATACAAGCCGGCAACCGTGGAAGAGCTGGCCGGAGAAATCAGCGCAGACGTCAGGGCAGTATGGGTAGTTGCCGAGGCGCTTATTGCACTGGGATATTTAACCAAGCAGGGTGAAAAGCTCCGGCTTACTAAAGAAGCTGAAGATATGCTTTACAATCCGGAGGCGCAAAACTACACCGGCTTTTCTTTTATGCATCGGTATAATGTTATAAATTCCTGGGTGCACCTGCCGGAAGTAATACGTACGGGGCGGCCCCGCCCGCGAGAAAAAGGGCCGGAAAATATTAAGTATTTTATGGCTGCCATGAGCCATAGTGCACGGCAGGGCGCGCCTGCAGTGGCAGGTTTTTGCCTGGAGGGAGACGGCAAGGGTAAAAAGGTACTCGATGTGGGCGGCGGTCCGCTTACCTATGCCAGGGCTTTTGCCTCGTTGGGCGCCAGGGTGACCGTGCTTGACCTGCCTGAGGTGGTGGAATATATGACACCTTTTCTGGAAGGAACAGAAGGAATAGAAATGATTCCCGGGGACTTTAATTTAGCCCTTCCGCCGGGCCCTTTTGATCTGGCCTTTCTCGGTAATGTTTGCCATATTTACGGCGAGCACGAAAACAGGGAACTGTTTAAAAAAGCTGCTGCCGTCCTGGCGCCTGGAAAAAAGATTGCAGTGGTTGATTTTGTCCGCGGCACCAACCCGGCAGCAGCTGTATTCGGCGTCAACATGCTTATTAGCACTTCTAACGGCGGTACCTGGACCTTCGAGCAATATTCTGCCTGGCTGGGAGATGCCGGCTTTGAAGGGGTAGAGTTGTCCGAAGTAGGAGGAAGGCAGGTTTTAACGGCAAAAAAACGTTGA